A single Vibrio sp. YMD68 DNA region contains:
- the lpxM gene encoding lauroyl-Kdo(2)-lipid IV(A) myristoyltransferase (LpxM is lauroyl-Kdo(2)-lipid IV(A) myristoyltransferase, an enzyme characterized in Escherichia coli and involved in biosynthesis of the form of lipid A found in that species and some closely related species.) — MANTRNDYDSKAYNPTFKREFLAPKHWGTWLGLTFGLPLTLLPNSVRVSIARFIARKMCKKQRGSVQKARINLALCFPEKSEQEREAILEKCLVTAGTFLLGFPAISLRSKKWLERNSSIIGLEYLQDLQKNNQSAILLVPHSWCIDIPAILLASRGLPVSAMANSQKNPFTDWLMHKQRVQYGGRVYDRSGGIKPFIKSVKDGYLGYYLPDQDHGPEQSVFVDFFATEKATLPGLGKLAKVSRAKIVPTFASYNIETGKYEIEIKPPLEDLSGDEYIDARVMNEVVEGFVNPRPEQYMWILKLLKTRRDGNDPYVGY, encoded by the coding sequence GTGGCTAATACACGTAATGATTACGACTCTAAAGCATACAATCCCACGTTTAAACGGGAGTTTTTAGCACCTAAGCACTGGGGAACTTGGTTAGGGTTGACATTCGGTTTGCCTCTCACGCTTTTACCCAATTCAGTCCGAGTTTCAATCGCTCGCTTTATCGCGCGTAAGATGTGTAAAAAACAACGCGGTTCAGTGCAAAAAGCCCGCATCAACCTAGCCCTTTGTTTCCCTGAAAAATCAGAACAAGAGAGAGAAGCGATTTTAGAAAAGTGCCTTGTCACCGCGGGAACATTTCTGCTCGGTTTTCCTGCGATCAGTCTTCGTAGCAAAAAATGGTTAGAAAGAAACTCTTCCATTATTGGGCTTGAATACCTGCAAGATCTCCAGAAAAACAACCAAAGTGCTATTTTGCTCGTTCCTCATTCGTGGTGTATTGATATCCCAGCCATATTACTCGCTTCAAGAGGGCTGCCTGTTTCGGCTATGGCCAACAGCCAAAAGAACCCATTTACTGATTGGTTAATGCATAAGCAGAGAGTGCAATATGGTGGAAGAGTCTACGATCGTAGTGGTGGCATTAAACCGTTTATAAAGTCAGTGAAAGACGGATATTTAGGTTATTACTTACCCGATCAAGATCACGGGCCAGAGCAAAGCGTCTTTGTGGATTTCTTTGCTACAGAAAAAGCCACATTGCCCGGGCTTGGTAAGCTAGCAAAAGTGAGCCGCGCAAAAATCGTCCCTACCTTTGCGAGTTACAATATTGAAACTGGAAAATATGAGATAGAGATAAAGCCGCCACTTGAAGATCTCTCGGGCGATGAATACATCGATGCGAGAGTGATGAATGAAGTGGTTGAAGGATTTGT
- the rfaD gene encoding ADP-glyceromanno-heptose 6-epimerase produces the protein MIIVTGGAGMIGSNIVKSLNEQGINDILVVDNLKNGKKFQNLVDLDIADYMDRDDFLVQIMSGENFGPIEAIFHEGACSATTEWDGKYMMLNNYEYSKELLHYCLEREIPFLYASSAATYGETDTFIEEKQYEGALNVYGYSKQQFDNYVRRLWQDAEAHGETLSQVTGFRYFNVYGPREQHKGSMASVAFHLNNQMNAGENPKLFAGSETFQRDFVYVGDVAAVNLWFMQNGTSGIFNLGTGKAESFNEVAKAVVKHHGKGEVETIPFPEHLKGAYQEFTQADLTKLRATGCDHQFKTVAEGVAEYMTLVNS, from the coding sequence ATGATCATAGTAACTGGCGGTGCTGGCATGATTGGCAGCAACATCGTTAAATCTCTTAACGAGCAAGGCATTAACGACATCTTAGTTGTCGATAATCTTAAAAATGGTAAAAAGTTTCAAAATCTTGTCGATCTTGATATAGCAGATTATATGGATCGCGATGACTTCCTAGTTCAAATCATGTCTGGTGAAAACTTTGGGCCTATCGAAGCTATCTTCCATGAGGGCGCTTGCTCAGCTACTACTGAGTGGGATGGTAAGTACATGATGCTCAATAACTACGAGTATTCTAAAGAGCTGCTGCATTACTGCTTAGAGCGTGAGATTCCGTTTCTATACGCTTCATCGGCTGCGACTTACGGTGAAACGGATACTTTCATTGAAGAGAAACAATACGAAGGTGCACTTAACGTTTACGGTTACTCAAAGCAGCAGTTCGATAACTATGTGCGTCGCCTATGGCAAGATGCAGAAGCTCACGGTGAAACCTTATCTCAAGTTACTGGCTTTCGTTATTTCAACGTATACGGTCCTCGTGAACAACATAAAGGTTCAATGGCTTCCGTTGCTTTTCATCTGAACAATCAAATGAACGCAGGTGAGAACCCAAAACTGTTTGCTGGCAGTGAAACTTTTCAGCGTGATTTCGTGTACGTGGGTGATGTAGCAGCTGTTAATCTTTGGTTTATGCAAAACGGTACTTCGGGTATTTTTAACCTAGGCACGGGAAAAGCTGAATCTTTCAATGAAGTGGCTAAAGCGGTGGTTAAACACCACGGTAAAGGTGAAGTGGAGACCATCCCATTCCCAGAGCACCTTAAAGGTGCCTACCAAGAATTTACACAGGCTGATTTAACCAAGCTTCGTGCTACAGGCTGCGATCACCAATTCAAAACGGTCGCAGAAGGCGTTGCGGAATATATGACGCTAGTAAATAGCTAA
- a CDS encoding cytidyltransferase, whose translation MDGFNIVAVIPAKIENKGMPNKNIRLVNGKPLVYYSIVNALSSSFIHRVIVTTDSDEIECIAKQMGAEVIRRGVELCGDEVLLDDVVIDVLNGIEFDVCVTLQATSPTLKLETLDGAIGSFVSKDIDTLVSVTEAKSLGWTVDANGSSVPNYVSRAAQIDLPEYYVENGAFVISRAEVLKQGARFGSKVEIHRIPEDEAIEVQHFHDLKTCEQILSNQKVAFYVNGNNKRGLGHIYRCLELADEFYVKPDIYFDSNQTDPRLFGSTSHNLIGVNGISELFNILKEKKYDIFINDVLNTTVDYMIALKDCNPAKKIINFEDDGEGVLYSDLTVNALYENPTLSQMRAGEKYYICSKTFLFYSPIAINESVRSVFISFGGADPQDYSDRLINIVNQDKYKAFKFIVVLGRAKKNVDELMKFNSVENIEVLYDVRNMPELMMKCDIAITSRGRTGYELALLGVPTIAMAQNKREEKHGFVSHENGFNYLGLNPPDSIIESNLDMYISLGGEERKIIQNQLLEHDLRNGRKRVFNLINSF comes from the coding sequence ATGGATGGTTTTAATATAGTTGCAGTTATCCCTGCAAAAATTGAGAACAAAGGAATGCCTAACAAGAATATTCGCTTGGTTAATGGGAAGCCTTTGGTTTATTACTCGATAGTTAATGCACTAAGCTCTAGTTTTATTCATAGGGTTATTGTTACTACCGATTCAGATGAGATAGAATGTATTGCTAAGCAAATGGGCGCTGAAGTGATCCGAAGAGGTGTAGAGTTATGCGGTGACGAAGTTTTGCTTGATGATGTAGTGATAGATGTGCTCAACGGTATTGAGTTTGATGTTTGTGTCACCTTGCAAGCGACTTCGCCGACACTTAAGCTAGAAACTCTAGACGGGGCGATAGGTTCTTTCGTTAGTAAAGATATCGATACATTAGTTTCGGTCACAGAGGCTAAATCACTAGGGTGGACTGTTGATGCTAATGGCTCTAGTGTTCCTAATTATGTGAGCCGAGCTGCTCAGATTGATTTACCAGAATACTATGTTGAAAACGGCGCTTTTGTGATCAGTAGAGCTGAAGTCCTAAAACAGGGAGCGCGATTTGGTAGTAAGGTTGAAATTCACCGCATTCCTGAAGACGAAGCTATTGAAGTACAACATTTTCATGATTTAAAAACTTGTGAGCAAATATTGTCAAACCAAAAGGTTGCTTTCTATGTTAATGGCAATAATAAACGAGGTCTGGGTCATATATATCGCTGCTTAGAGCTTGCTGATGAGTTTTATGTTAAGCCAGATATTTACTTTGATTCGAACCAAACAGATCCTAGGCTATTTGGATCGACAAGTCATAACTTGATAGGCGTGAACGGCATATCTGAACTCTTTAATATTCTTAAAGAAAAGAAATATGACATTTTCATCAATGATGTCCTTAATACCACCGTTGATTACATGATTGCGTTGAAAGATTGTAACCCAGCCAAAAAAATCATTAACTTTGAAGATGATGGAGAAGGTGTACTTTATTCTGACTTGACAGTAAATGCGTTGTATGAGAACCCTACCTTATCGCAAATGAGGGCAGGTGAAAAATACTATATATGCTCAAAAACGTTTTTGTTTTACTCACCGATAGCCATCAATGAGTCAGTGAGGTCAGTTTTTATATCCTTTGGGGGAGCTGACCCACAAGACTACTCTGATCGACTTATTAATATTGTCAATCAAGATAAATATAAAGCTTTTAAGTTTATAGTTGTTTTGGGAAGAGCAAAGAAAAATGTTGATGAACTTATGAAGTTCAACAGTGTTGAGAATATTGAAGTGCTGTACGATGTTCGCAATATGCCTGAGCTGATGATGAAATGTGATATTGCTATTACATCAAGAGGAAGAACCGGGTACGAACTAGCTCTACTAGGGGTACCTACCATAGCGATGGCGCAAAATAAACGAGAAGAAAAACATGGTTTTGTATCTCATGAAAATGGATTTAATTATTTGGGCCTTAATCCACCAGATTCAATTATTGAAAGTAACTTAGATATGTATATCTCTTTAGGAGGCGAGGAGCGAAAAATAATTCAAAATCAACTTCTTGAGCATGATTTAAGAAATGGGCGTAAACGAGTTTTCAACCTGATTAATAGTTTTTAG
- a CDS encoding N-acetylneuraminate synthase family protein has translation MKGYYVIAEIGVNFYDTAKSLNLSPLEAAKLYIFKAKESGADAVKFQSYKADTIVSKNSPAYWDLEKESTPTQHALFLKHDGFNKADYQTLCDYANEVGVDFMSTPFDFESADYLDEMIDIYKISSSDLTNIPFIRHIAKKGKTIYLSTGASYISEIDNAVRAIKEEGCQDLCVMHCVLSYPTKNEDANLDMIKHLKQIFPDVTIGYSDHTLPDENMTILAAAYMNGATIIEKHFTLDKSLTGNDHYHSMDEKDLAAAIKNLDLIDTVRGSDKKTVLDCELTPRKEARRSLVLTRDLKAGQSITENDIMLKRPGTGICPEHIDVVIGRTAKLDLTEDTVLTWDMI, from the coding sequence ATGAAAGGATATTATGTAATTGCTGAGATTGGCGTGAACTTTTATGACACGGCAAAATCACTCAATTTGTCTCCGTTAGAAGCAGCGAAGCTGTATATTTTTAAAGCTAAAGAAAGCGGTGCTGATGCTGTTAAGTTTCAGTCTTATAAAGCTGATACCATTGTGTCTAAAAACTCTCCGGCTTATTGGGATTTAGAAAAAGAGTCAACACCGACTCAACATGCGCTTTTCCTAAAGCATGATGGTTTTAACAAAGCGGATTACCAAACACTGTGCGATTATGCAAATGAAGTTGGAGTCGACTTCATGTCTACCCCATTCGATTTTGAATCTGCTGATTACCTAGATGAGATGATTGATATCTACAAGATATCTTCTTCTGATCTAACAAATATTCCATTTATCAGGCATATAGCTAAAAAAGGAAAAACGATTTATTTATCAACGGGTGCTTCGTATATATCTGAAATTGATAATGCAGTTCGAGCAATCAAAGAAGAAGGGTGTCAAGACTTATGCGTAATGCATTGTGTACTTTCGTACCCGACTAAAAATGAAGATGCGAACCTTGATATGATCAAGCATCTAAAACAGATATTCCCAGATGTAACTATCGGTTATAGCGACCATACATTACCTGACGAGAATATGACGATTTTGGCTGCGGCTTACATGAATGGCGCCACTATTATTGAGAAGCACTTTACGTTAGATAAATCTCTAACCGGTAATGATCATTACCATTCTATGGATGAGAAAGACCTAGCAGCGGCGATAAAGAATCTTGATCTCATTGATACTGTTAGAGGTTCGGATAAGAAAACGGTTTTGGATTGTGAACTAACTCCTCGCAAAGAAGCAAGACGTTCTTTGGTGCTGACAAGAGACTTGAAAGCGGGACAATCTATTACGGAAAATGACATTATGCTTAAACGTCCAGGGACCGGCATTTGCCCTGAGCATATTGATGTTGTTATCGGGCGTACTGCCAAGCTAGATTTAACTGAAGATACCGTACTTACGTGGGATATGATTTGA
- a CDS encoding iron-containing alcohol dehydrogenase family protein, with translation MSNVNILDTGIKNCKNVLKYSFGEGNFASLFDRIDQITGESKATVVVFVDFFFVGSPLLSKFDSYSNVEIVFVDTTNEPTTNDIDQHNKYLREKYIVEAIELIVAIGGGATMDVAKAAANMLRNDGQASDYQGWDLVPNAGVYKIAIPTLSGTGSEATRTCVMTNKQTGLKLGMNSDHTVFDEVILDPELLISVPKNQYFYTGMDAYIHCVESLNGSYRNAVGDAFSHQSIQLCRDVFLSDDMISLENRGKMMVASYLGGCAIASSYVGLIHPFSAGLSVVLGTHHCEANCIVMMAMEEFYPEEYAEFNEMVAKQGVEIRKGITRDLSDEQFEALYQATIIHEKPLTNALGVGFKDILTREKVKSIFKAM, from the coding sequence ATGAGTAACGTAAATATTTTAGATACGGGCATTAAGAACTGTAAGAATGTCCTTAAGTACTCTTTTGGTGAAGGTAATTTTGCAAGCTTGTTTGACCGTATTGATCAAATTACCGGAGAATCCAAAGCGACAGTTGTTGTATTTGTAGATTTCTTTTTTGTTGGTTCTCCACTTCTGAGCAAGTTTGATAGCTACAGTAATGTTGAGATTGTTTTTGTTGATACTACAAATGAACCAACCACCAACGATATTGATCAGCATAACAAGTATCTGAGAGAAAAATACATCGTTGAAGCAATAGAACTTATTGTTGCGATCGGTGGCGGTGCCACGATGGATGTAGCTAAGGCTGCCGCTAACATGTTGCGAAATGATGGTCAAGCTTCCGATTACCAAGGCTGGGACTTGGTGCCTAATGCTGGGGTGTATAAAATTGCTATCCCTACCCTATCAGGGACTGGTAGTGAGGCGACACGTACCTGTGTGATGACCAATAAGCAGACAGGACTAAAACTTGGTATGAACAGTGACCATACTGTTTTTGATGAAGTGATATTAGATCCTGAGTTGTTAATATCTGTTCCTAAAAATCAATACTTCTACACAGGTATGGATGCTTACATTCACTGTGTGGAATCGTTGAATGGTAGTTATCGTAATGCTGTTGGTGACGCTTTCTCTCACCAGAGTATTCAATTGTGCCGAGACGTGTTCCTATCTGACGATATGATTTCATTGGAAAATAGAGGCAAAATGATGGTTGCTTCCTATCTGGGGGGGTGTGCTATTGCGTCCAGTTATGTTGGTCTAATTCATCCTTTCTCTGCTGGTCTTAGTGTTGTACTCGGTACTCATCACTGTGAAGCAAACTGTATAGTCATGATGGCAATGGAAGAGTTCTATCCAGAAGAATATGCAGAGTTCAATGAGATGGTCGCGAAGCAAGGGGTTGAAATTAGGAAAGGCATCACTCGGGATTTGAGTGACGAGCAATTTGAAGCTCTATACCAAGCAACTATTATTCATGAAAAACCGTTGACTAATGCTCTAGGAGTTGGTTTTAAAGACATACTGACTCGAGAGAAAGTAAAGTCCATTTTTAAGGCGATGTAA